A DNA window from Theobroma cacao cultivar B97-61/B2 chromosome 5, Criollo_cocoa_genome_V2, whole genome shotgun sequence contains the following coding sequences:
- the LOC18598991 gene encoding uncharacterized protein LOC18598991 isoform X2 — translation MMMSSKPLKKTNSCPLKYKAPSMDQPSPHQVAFPTSPQAPQLGEEIFYFAHPQHPISQTNLPDLFTCAACKEYGAGERFTCSDCDYQLHDFCALAPPALKRHPIHPVHKIIFFPKPVKSGILKSRCDVCAKTTKGCVFKCTVCSFQMHPCCAMLSTEINIPVHPHTLRLLPVPQYTSNGDPGFVCGECNKRRSGRVYHCTVCDYHLHAVCAKNMVNGLQANGFKGMEKSSMLGAAAKVASRVMIDFIGGLIEGIGEGVGQVLIQSAARGS, via the exons ATGATGATGAGCAGCAAACCCTTGAAGAAGACCAATTCATGTCCCTTAAAATACAAGGCCCCTTCCATGGACCAACCGTCTCCTCATCAGGTGGCATTCCCCACCTCCCCTCAGGCTCCCCAGCTGGGAGAAGAAATCTTCTATTTCGCCCACCCGCAGCACCCCATCTCCCAAACTAACCTGCCTGACCTCTTCACCTGCGCTGCCTGCAAGGAGTACGGCGCAGGCGAGCGCTTCACATGCTCCGATTGTGACTATCAGCTTCATGACTTCTGCGCCTTAGCTCCTCCAGCTCTTAAGAGGCATCCCATCCATCCCGTACACAAGatcattttctttccaaaacCTG TTAAAAGTGGAATATTAAAATCGAGGTGTGATGTCTGTGCCAAAACCACCAAAGGATGCGTTTTCAAATGCACTGTCTGCAGTTTCCAGATGCACCCATGCTGTGCAATGTTGTCCACCGAAATCAACATCCCAGTCCACCCACACACTCTAAGGCTCTTGCCCGTGCCCCAGTACACTTCCAACGGGGACCCTGGCTTCGTCTGCGGCGAGTGCAACAAGCGGAGATCGGGGAGGGTGTACCATTGCACCGTCTGCGATTATCATCTCCATGCAGTTTGCGCTAAGAACATGGTGAATGGACTTCAAGCCAATGGCTTCAAAGGCATGGAGAAGTCCAGCATGCTAGGGGCTGCAGCTAAGGTCGCTTCTAGAGTGATGATTGATTTCATCGGAGGTCTGATTGAAGGGATTGGAGAAGGTGTTGGGCAGGTGCTCATTCAATCTGCTGCTAGAGGAAG TTGA
- the LOC18598991 gene encoding uncharacterized protein LOC18598991 isoform X1, which translates to MMMSSKPLKKTNSCPLKYKAPSMDQPSPHQVAFPTSPQAPQLGEEIFYFAHPQHPISQTNLPDLFTCAACKEYGAGERFTCSDCDYQLHDFCALAPPALKRHPIHPVHKIIFFPKPVKSGILKSRCDVCAKTTKGCVFKCTVCSFQMHPCCAMLSTEINIPVHPHTLRLLPVPQYTSNGDPGFVCGECNKRRSGRVYHCTVCDYHLHAVCAKNMVNGLQANGFKGMEKSSMLGAAAKVASRVMIDFIGGLIEGIGEGVGQVLIQSAARGRCHTRSDRTT; encoded by the exons ATGATGATGAGCAGCAAACCCTTGAAGAAGACCAATTCATGTCCCTTAAAATACAAGGCCCCTTCCATGGACCAACCGTCTCCTCATCAGGTGGCATTCCCCACCTCCCCTCAGGCTCCCCAGCTGGGAGAAGAAATCTTCTATTTCGCCCACCCGCAGCACCCCATCTCCCAAACTAACCTGCCTGACCTCTTCACCTGCGCTGCCTGCAAGGAGTACGGCGCAGGCGAGCGCTTCACATGCTCCGATTGTGACTATCAGCTTCATGACTTCTGCGCCTTAGCTCCTCCAGCTCTTAAGAGGCATCCCATCCATCCCGTACACAAGatcattttctttccaaaacCTG TTAAAAGTGGAATATTAAAATCGAGGTGTGATGTCTGTGCCAAAACCACCAAAGGATGCGTTTTCAAATGCACTGTCTGCAGTTTCCAGATGCACCCATGCTGTGCAATGTTGTCCACCGAAATCAACATCCCAGTCCACCCACACACTCTAAGGCTCTTGCCCGTGCCCCAGTACACTTCCAACGGGGACCCTGGCTTCGTCTGCGGCGAGTGCAACAAGCGGAGATCGGGGAGGGTGTACCATTGCACCGTCTGCGATTATCATCTCCATGCAGTTTGCGCTAAGAACATGGTGAATGGACTTCAAGCCAATGGCTTCAAAGGCATGGAGAAGTCCAGCATGCTAGGGGCTGCAGCTAAGGTCGCTTCTAGAGTGATGATTGATTTCATCGGAGGTCTGATTGAAGGGATTGGAGAAGGTGTTGGGCAGGTGCTCATTCAATCTGCTGCTAGAGGAAGGTGCCACACTAGATCAGATAGAACTACATAA